In the Medicago truncatula cultivar Jemalong A17 unplaced genomic scaffold, MtrunA17r5.0-ANR MtrunA17Chr0c04, whole genome shotgun sequence genome, ACGCCTTTTGTTTCGCCGTCTACTTCACAAAATCCAAACAACCCACCATTGTTTGGATGGCTAACAGAGACCAACCTGTTAACGGCAAACACTCAAAACTCTCACTTTTCAAAAACGGTAATCTCATTTTAACCGATGCAGACAGAAAAAGAACACCAATTTGGTCCACTGCATCCTTTTCTCCTTTTCCATTACAGCTCAAGCTTCAAAACAATGGCAACCTCGTTCTCTCCACGACCAACGGTAACATTAGTATCCTTTGGCAAAGCTTTGATTTTCCAACAGATACTCTTCTTCCTGGCCAAGAAATTAATGAGCGAGCAACCTTAGTTTCATCCAAAAGTGAAACAAACTATTCCTCAGGTTTCTATAAGTTTTATTTCGACAACGACAATGCTCTTCGTCTTCTATTCAAAAGTCCTTTGTTATCTAGTGTCTATTGGCCATCACCTTGGGTATTACCTGTTGATGCAGGAAGATCAACTTATAATGTTACTAAAATCGCGCTACTCGATTCCTTTGGCCATTTCATGTCCTCTGATGCATACCAATTTGTCACCATTGATTATCCAAAGAAACTTCATATATTACTCAAAATGGATCATGATGGTAACCCACGTGTTTATAGCTTCAATGATAAAACTAAGACATGGGAAGTTTCATGGCAAGCTATTGCTGAACCATGTGAGGTTCATGGTATTTGTGGAGAAAATAGCATGTGTAGTTATGATCCTGTTAATGGAAGAACATGTTATTGTTTGAAAGGTTACAAGTTGAAGAATCGTAATGATTGGACACAAGGGTGTGAGCCTGAGTTTAAACCTGCTGATCTTTCTTGCGACAGTGCTCGCGTTGAGGATTtcggttttcttcatcttcaaaacaTGGAGTTGTATGGCTATGATTTGTATGTAGCAAAAGTGACAAGCTTGAAGCAATGTCAAAAGTTGTGTTTGGATCTTTGTGAAAAATGCAAAGCTgttcaattcaaattcaatggtGTTGCTACATATGATTGTTTTCCTAAGACGTTGTTGGCCAATGGAAGAGATTCTCACAATATTGATGGAGATATTTACTTGAAATTGCCCAAAAATACTTTGTTATCTTCCACCATTCCTTTTAAACATTCACCTTTGAACTGTTCCATTGCTTTGTTTCAACCCTTGAATAGATTCTACGAAAAACCAAGTAAAAACTCCATATTAAGTTTCTTGACTTGGTTAGCATTAGGTATAGGGGTGTTTGAGTTTtccataattttatttgtatggttctttTTGTTTAGAACCAATAAGAACCATGATGATGTTGATCAAGTACAAAGACACCTTCTTTCAGCAACAGGATTTCAAAGATTTTCGTATTCAGAACTCAAAACCGCGACAAGAGGGTTTAGCAAAGAGATCGGTCGAGGAGGAGGAGGGATTGTTTACAAAGGTACACTCGATGATGATCGTGTTGCTGCTGTTAAATGCTTAAATGAAGCTCATCAGGGAGAAGCTGAATTTCTAGCTGAAATAAGCACAATTGGTATGTTGAACCATATGAATTTAATTGATATGTGGGGATATTGTGTTGAAGGGAAACATAGGCTTTTGGTCTATGAGTATATAGAACATGGTTCTTTAGCGGAGAATCTATGTTCTAATTCACTTGATTGGAATAAGAGGTTTAATGTAGCTGTTGGAACAGCTAAAGGTTTGGCTTATTTACATGAAGAGTGTTTGGAATGGGTTTTACATTGTGATGTGAAAcctcaaaatattttacttgacACAAATTTTCAACCAAAGGTTGCTGATTTTGGTTTATCAAAACTATTGAATAGAGATGAACGTGATAGTTCTGCTTTTTCAAGAATAAGAGGGACAAGAGGTTATATGGCACCTGAATGGGTTTATAATCTTCGTATTACTTCAAAAGTTGATGTTTATAGTTATGGGATTGTTTTGCTTGAAATGGTGAGTGGAAAAAGTCCAATGGAAATTCATAGTGTTGTTGATAATAGTGGAGGTTTGGAGCATCATCATCGAATGGTGAGTTGGGTGATGGAAAAGGTGAAAAGTGCACCTACGACTATGTTTTGGATTGAAGAGATTGTTGATGGTAATTTGGAAGGAAAATATGATGTTAA is a window encoding:
- the LOC120577863 gene encoding putative receptor protein kinase ZmPK1 — its product is MQIQVFFLLFLLFTKTTSSQSTTNILPQGSSLSVEKSNNTLISSNGDFSAGFLPVGDNAFCFAVYFTKSKQPTIVWMANRDQPVNGKHSKLSLFKNGNLILTDADRKRTPIWSTASFSPFPLQLKLQNNGNLVLSTTNGNISILWQSFDFPTDTLLPGQEINERATLVSSKSETNYSSGFYKFYFDNDNALRLLFKSPLLSSVYWPSPWVLPVDAGRSTYNVTKIALLDSFGHFMSSDAYQFVTIDYPKKLHILLKMDHDGNPRVYSFNDKTKTWEVSWQAIAEPCEVHGICGENSMCSYDPVNGRTCYCLKGYKLKNRNDWTQGCEPEFKPADLSCDSARVEDFGFLHLQNMELYGYDLYVAKVTSLKQCQKLCLDLCEKCKAVQFKFNGVATYDCFPKTLLANGRDSHNIDGDIYLKLPKNTLLSSTIPFKHSPLNCSIALFQPLNRFYEKPSKNSILSFLTWLALGIGVFEFSIILFVWFFLFRTNKNHDDVDQVQRHLLSATGFQRFSYSELKTATRGFSKEIGRGGGGIVYKGTLDDDRVAAVKCLNEAHQGEAEFLAEISTIGMLNHMNLIDMWGYCVEGKHRLLVYEYIEHGSLAENLCSNSLDWNKRFNVAVGTAKGLAYLHEECLEWVLHCDVKPQNILLDTNFQPKVADFGLSKLLNRDERDSSAFSRIRGTRGYMAPEWVYNLRITSKVDVYSYGIVLLEMVSGKSPMEIHSVVDNSGGLEHHHRMVSWVMEKVKSAPTTMFWIEEIVDGNLEGKYDVNQVENLVKVALMCVKDDMNERPSMSQVVEMLLQSHEKRGTPR